From a region of the Impatiens glandulifera chromosome 4, dImpGla2.1, whole genome shotgun sequence genome:
- the LOC124934871 gene encoding probable 26S proteasome regulatory subunit p28: MEMPAGESCLLLSRNKQGNQALHEALINRRLQIVCSLIDDMRCCFPLLLMNGELGKSPLYLAVEADAAQIVRLMIDKAKASHQSGGLSLDYDNDGVKSPLYAAISLKNIGILKDLMEFKPGSTRVRDKEGRTPLHWAASLGFVPEILYLLNKCRSVALIQDKHGLYPLHLASARGHLKAVQYISASLYSTS, from the exons ATGGAGATGCCAGCCGGAGAGAGCTGTTTGTTACTGTCGAGGAATAAGCAGGGAAATCAGGCATTGCATGAGGCCTTAATCAACCGTCGGCTGCAGATTGTGTGTAGTCTGATTGACGATATGAGATGCTGCTTCCCATTGTTGCTCATGAATGGTGAATTAGGCAAATCCCCATTGTATCTGGCTGTTGAAGCTGATGCTGCTCAAATTGTAAGACTCATGATAGACAAGGCTAAAGCTTCTCACCAATCAGGTGGATTATCTCTGGATTATGATAATGATGGAGTCAAGTCTCCTCTCTATGCTGCAATTTCCCTTAAGAACATAG GAATATTGAAGGACCTGATGGAATTTAAACCAGGATCCACGAGGGTAAGGGACAAGGAAGGAAGAACTCCTCTACATTGGGCAGCTTCACTAGGTTTTGTCCCAGAGATTCTTTACCTGTTAAACAAATGTAGGAGTGTTGCACTTATCCAAGACAAACATGGTTTATATCCTCTTCATTTAGCTTCTGCCAGAGGCCATTTAAAGGCAGTTCAATATATATCTGCTTCTTTATATTCAACATCTTGA